A region from the Halomarina litorea genome encodes:
- a CDS encoding MBL fold metallo-hydrolase, protein MDVHNVTADAEAFTCNAYLALGDSPTLVDAGAMPGVVDVVRDHTDHLDRVVLTHQHGDHVSELDAVLDAFECDCYAYGDHPRRTHAIEDGDTATIGDEEFEAVYTPGHAGDHLAFVSETTLFSGDVVVHDDGAFDYGSFGRTDMPGQSRERLIQSIEDLLDRMPDGVEHMYSGHGGIFHGDVRDVVETSLERASKRDPKYPDDD, encoded by the coding sequence ATGGATGTCCACAACGTCACGGCCGACGCCGAGGCGTTCACCTGCAACGCCTACCTCGCACTGGGCGACAGTCCGACGCTCGTCGACGCCGGTGCGATGCCGGGCGTCGTGGACGTCGTCCGGGACCACACGGACCACCTCGACCGGGTCGTCCTCACCCACCAGCACGGGGACCACGTCTCGGAACTCGACGCCGTCCTCGACGCCTTCGAGTGTGACTGCTACGCCTACGGCGACCACCCGCGGCGCACCCACGCGATCGAGGACGGTGACACCGCCACCATCGGCGACGAGGAGTTCGAGGCCGTCTACACCCCCGGCCACGCGGGCGACCACCTCGCGTTCGTGAGCGAGACGACCCTGTTCAGCGGCGACGTCGTCGTCCACGACGACGGCGCGTTCGACTACGGCAGTTTCGGACGCACGGACATGCCCGGCCAGTCCCGCGAGCGCCTCATCCAGTCCATCGAGGACCTCCTCGACCGGATGCCCGACGGCGTCGAGCACATGTACTCGGGCCACGGCGGCATCTTCCACGGCGACGTCCGCGACGTGGTGGAGACGTCGCTCGAACGCGCTTCGAAGCGCGACCCGAAGTATCCGGACGACGACTGA
- a CDS encoding DUF5786 family protein, protein MGFGSYDESEQDNQEIDTDFDEDESLATGEAHRGEVNFEFEESNDELLNRLEEMKD, encoded by the coding sequence ATGGGCTTCGGGAGCTACGATGAGTCCGAGCAGGACAATCAGGAAATCGACACCGACTTCGACGAGGACGAGAGCCTCGCGACCGGTGAGGCCCACAGAGGCGAAGTGAACTTCGAGTTCGAGGAGTCCAACGACGAACTCCTCAACCGACTCGAAGAGATGAAAGACTGA
- a CDS encoding phosphate/phosphite/phosphonate ABC transporter substrate-binding protein produces the protein MSKRRDFLKTAGALGSAGLLAGCLGGGDGGDGDNGSGGGSTNDTTDGEGSPSGNGSGESTSDSGEKFRDGTLNFIMSPSEPQEQMMAQYAPVKSYLNEALSVPTELTYGNNYSAVMSALDSGTADVAEMGPFAAALGVKAEKVNIVLQRKGYGSYTYVSTIVTSADSDVSSLSDLKGKTIAFADRLSASGALFPLYMLKQAGLSIGELPQSDGGADFTAQFAGGHDKALAAVNTGQADAAGVGEFITLNDNREQKEGIEYVKKYEGIPRAPIAVSPLLPEEQQSSVTQALLDSPESMYLGEDGEADTDDDLWFSDVREADAETYQPVIDVAKQLGIDIGFLEG, from the coding sequence ATGTCCAAACGACGCGACTTCCTGAAGACGGCAGGTGCACTCGGCAGCGCGGGGCTCCTCGCGGGATGCCTCGGCGGCGGCGACGGCGGCGACGGCGACAACGGGTCGGGCGGCGGTAGCACGAACGACACGACGGACGGGGAGGGCTCCCCGTCGGGCAACGGGTCGGGCGAGTCCACGTCCGACTCGGGGGAGAAGTTCCGCGACGGCACGCTGAACTTCATCATGTCGCCCTCCGAGCCACAGGAGCAGATGATGGCGCAGTACGCGCCGGTCAAGAGCTACCTCAACGAGGCGCTCTCGGTCCCCACGGAACTCACGTACGGGAACAACTACAGCGCGGTCATGTCCGCGCTCGACTCCGGGACGGCCGACGTCGCGGAGATGGGGCCGTTCGCGGCCGCACTCGGCGTCAAGGCCGAGAAGGTCAACATCGTCCTCCAGCGCAAGGGCTACGGCTCGTACACCTACGTCAGCACCATCGTCACCAGCGCCGACAGCGACGTCAGTTCGCTCTCGGACCTCAAGGGCAAGACCATCGCCTTCGCGGACCGTCTCAGCGCCAGCGGCGCGCTGTTCCCGCTGTACATGCTCAAGCAGGCGGGCCTCAGCATCGGCGAACTGCCCCAGAGCGACGGCGGCGCCGACTTCACCGCCCAGTTCGCCGGCGGTCACGACAAGGCGCTGGCCGCGGTCAACACCGGACAGGCCGACGCCGCCGGCGTCGGCGAGTTCATCACGCTCAACGACAACCGCGAGCAGAAGGAAGGTATCGAGTACGTGAAGAAGTACGAGGGTATCCCGCGCGCCCCCATCGCGGTCAGCCCCCTGCTCCCCGAGGAACAGCAGTCCTCGGTCACGCAGGCACTCCTCGACTCCCCCGAGTCGATGTACCTTGGCGAGGACGGCGAGGCCGACACGGACGACGACCTCTGGTTCTCCGACGTGCGCGAGGCCGACGCCGAGACCTACCAGCCCGTCATCGACGTGGCCAAGCAACTCGGTATCGACATCGGCTTCCTCGAAGGGTAG
- a CDS encoding uracil-DNA glycosylase yields the protein MDLEHMDGLVVEGCTRCPALCESRSRIVNGAGAEDAALVFVGEGPGAQEDEQGEPFVGRSGSVLDAALDERGLSRDEVRITNCVRCRPPDNRDPHTDELANCRDYLERELDLVDPDLVVTLGKVPSQHLLGRDVAVTKEAGSVHEVRIGETTRRVLVSLHPAATLYDRSQQETFEAALDEAAALVGAGESDQSRLGDY from the coding sequence ATGGACCTCGAACACATGGACGGCCTCGTCGTGGAGGGCTGTACCCGCTGTCCGGCGCTCTGTGAGTCCCGGTCGCGCATCGTCAACGGCGCGGGCGCCGAGGACGCGGCCCTCGTGTTCGTCGGCGAGGGCCCCGGCGCACAGGAGGACGAACAGGGCGAACCGTTCGTCGGACGCTCGGGGAGCGTCCTCGACGCAGCCCTCGACGAACGCGGCCTCTCGCGCGACGAGGTGCGCATCACCAACTGCGTGCGTTGTCGCCCGCCGGACAACCGCGACCCGCACACGGACGAACTCGCCAACTGCCGGGACTACCTCGAACGCGAACTCGACCTCGTGGACCCCGACCTCGTCGTCACGCTGGGGAAGGTGCCGAGCCAGCACCTCCTCGGGCGGGACGTGGCCGTCACGAAGGAAGCCGGGAGCGTCCACGAGGTCCGCATCGGAGAGACGACCCGCCGCGTGCTGGTGAGTCTCCACCCCGCCGCGACGCTGTACGACCGGAGCCAGCAGGAGACGTTCGAGGCGGCGCTGGACGAGGCGGCGGCGCTCGTGGGTGCGGGGGAGTCCGACCAGTCGCGACTGGGCGACTACTGA
- a CDS encoding GNAT family N-acetyltransferase: MPGPVFIEGDAVTLRTIEEEDLGFLQRTVNAPNVRRYLGARDPINGKQEREWFEERASDDGHASLLVCRGEEPMGSVGVHPRGNSGVNAELGILLAEEFWGHGYGTEASRLATEYAFREKRFHRVFARVFEGNVGSRRIWEKLGFRHEAAFEEAEFIDGEYVTVHYYAALADEWLDEG, from the coding sequence ATGCCCGGACCCGTCTTCATCGAGGGCGACGCGGTGACGCTTCGGACCATCGAGGAGGAGGACCTCGGCTTCCTCCAGCGGACGGTCAACGCGCCGAACGTGCGCCGCTACCTCGGCGCGCGCGACCCCATCAACGGCAAGCAGGAACGCGAGTGGTTCGAGGAGCGCGCCTCCGACGACGGCCACGCGAGCCTCCTCGTCTGTCGCGGCGAGGAGCCGATGGGCTCCGTCGGCGTCCACCCCCGCGGGAACAGCGGCGTCAACGCCGAACTCGGCATCCTGCTCGCCGAGGAATTCTGGGGCCACGGCTACGGCACCGAGGCCAGTCGGCTCGCCACGGAGTACGCCTTCCGCGAGAAGCGCTTCCACCGCGTGTTCGCCCGCGTCTTCGAGGGCAACGTCGGCTCCCGGCGCATCTGGGAGAAGCTGGGATTCCGCCACGAGGCGGCGTTCGAGGAAGCCGAGTTCATCGACGGCGAGTACGTCACCGTCCACTACTACGCCGCCCTCGCGGACGAGTGGCTGGACGAGGGGTAG
- the treF gene encoding alpha,alpha-trehalase TreF: MSAFASYPQLDGDLFETVQLSGAFDDSKTFVDAVPEWDTAELRARFERERERSGSDFDVEAFVAEAFSLPEDPVVAADPSTVSMEWYIDELWPFLIRHPREDRERGTFLPVPNRYVVPGGRFRESYYWDTYFTAVGLAVTGRIDLIDELAENCAALIDEYGCVPNGNRLYYTTRSHPPMFCHLLDVLESERGFDGVREYLPALRREHEFWMDGAEGTTGDDPAARRAVRTDDGVLNRYWDDRSGPREESYREDVALAADADRPDRRVYRDVRAACESGWDFSSRWLAADDELTTIRTTDLLPVDLNAFCYAMESKLSEWERASGNPERADQYARAAERRRDAVDALCWDEEAGFYFDYCWSEGNRTDTWSLAAVVPLFCGMATDEQAASVAAHLDEHFLHPGGLVTTLTESGEQWDYPNGWAPLHWMAAVGLREYGHDRLAELVAGRWLDLNRDVFDREGLLLEKYDVTGGTGAGGGGEYPLQFGFGWTNGVALALPALFY; this comes from the coding sequence GTGAGCGCGTTCGCTTCCTATCCCCAACTCGACGGCGACCTCTTCGAAACCGTCCAGCTCTCGGGCGCGTTCGACGACTCGAAGACGTTCGTCGACGCCGTCCCCGAGTGGGACACCGCGGAGCTGAGGGCGCGCTTCGAACGTGAACGCGAGCGCTCCGGATCGGACTTCGACGTCGAGGCGTTCGTCGCCGAGGCGTTCTCCCTCCCCGAGGACCCCGTCGTCGCCGCCGACCCCTCGACGGTCTCGATGGAGTGGTACATCGACGAACTCTGGCCGTTCCTCATCAGACACCCGCGCGAGGACCGCGAGCGGGGGACCTTCCTCCCCGTCCCCAACCGGTACGTCGTCCCCGGCGGGCGGTTCCGGGAGAGCTACTACTGGGACACCTACTTCACCGCGGTCGGACTGGCAGTCACGGGCCGCATCGACCTCATCGACGAACTCGCCGAGAACTGCGCGGCGCTCATCGACGAGTACGGCTGCGTCCCGAACGGCAACCGCCTCTACTACACGACCCGCTCGCACCCCCCGATGTTCTGTCACCTCCTCGACGTCCTCGAGAGCGAACGCGGGTTCGACGGCGTCCGGGAGTACCTCCCCGCCCTCCGGCGAGAACACGAGTTCTGGATGGACGGCGCGGAGGGGACGACCGGGGACGACCCGGCCGCCCGCCGCGCCGTCCGGACCGACGACGGCGTCCTCAACCGGTACTGGGACGACCGGTCGGGGCCGCGCGAGGAGTCCTACCGCGAGGACGTGGCCCTCGCGGCGGACGCAGACCGCCCCGACCGGCGAGTCTACCGTGACGTCCGGGCGGCCTGCGAATCGGGCTGGGACTTCAGCAGTCGGTGGCTCGCGGCCGACGACGAGTTGACGACGATTCGCACGACTGACCTCCTCCCGGTCGACCTGAACGCGTTCTGCTACGCCATGGAGTCGAAGCTCTCGGAGTGGGAGCGAGCCAGCGGGAACCCCGAACGCGCCGACCAGTACGCCCGCGCCGCCGAGCGACGACGGGACGCGGTCGACGCCCTGTGCTGGGACGAGGAAGCGGGCTTCTACTTCGACTACTGCTGGTCCGAGGGCAACCGGACCGACACCTGGTCGCTCGCGGCCGTCGTCCCCCTGTTCTGCGGGATGGCGACGGACGAACAGGCGGCGTCGGTCGCGGCCCACCTCGACGAGCACTTCCTCCACCCCGGCGGGCTGGTGACGACGCTGACGGAGTCGGGCGAGCAGTGGGACTACCCCAACGGCTGGGCACCGCTCCACTGGATGGCGGCCGTTGGGCTCCGGGAGTACGGCCACGACCGACTCGCGGAACTCGTCGCCGGCAGGTGGCTCGACCTCAACCGCGACGTGTTCGACCGCGAGGGACTACTGCTCGAGAAGTACGACGTCACCGGGGGCACCGGCGCGGGCGGCGGCGGAGAGTACCCCCTCCAGTTCGGCTTCGGCTGGACGAACGGCGTCGCACTCGCGCTGCCCGCGCTGTTCTACTGA
- a CDS encoding PhnE/PtxC family ABC transporter permease, whose translation MSNERRTIDEALQSIERSQQARRVLMLVGLAVVVGLTSLGLEVLQFSISSLVGQWPQFTEAVSEFVPPKFEEFTLYSKNNEVGADAEGIGRLAGLWESFLHPGTFVETLTTEAGRGRTIVGLSLITIVIGFVGTVLGFPLALIFGILGSERVVPFPFNFLFRGTMSTIRAIPALVWILIYIPLAGITPLSAMLAVATDTIGNLGRLFTDELEEIDEGPIEAIRSTGANRPQIISFGMLSQVSTSFVAWTLYILEINTRIAISLGVYGAGGIGSYINTRIALGAYSRAAAGIAMVIFIVLSVELVSSRIRARLRPGEHEGKSVIDALRDLGTPGKWLGMGGGSKN comes from the coding sequence GTGAGCAACGAGCGTCGGACCATCGACGAGGCTCTCCAGTCCATCGAACGGAGCCAGCAGGCCAGGCGAGTCCTCATGCTGGTCGGCCTCGCCGTCGTCGTCGGCCTCACCTCCCTCGGACTGGAGGTGCTCCAGTTCTCCATCAGCAGTCTCGTCGGCCAGTGGCCGCAGTTCACCGAGGCCGTCTCCGAGTTCGTCCCGCCGAAGTTCGAGGAGTTCACGCTCTACTCGAAGAACAACGAGGTGGGCGCGGACGCGGAGGGAATCGGTCGACTCGCCGGCCTCTGGGAGTCGTTCCTCCACCCGGGGACGTTCGTCGAGACGCTCACCACCGAGGCCGGCCGCGGCCGGACCATCGTCGGCCTGAGCCTCATCACCATCGTCATCGGGTTCGTCGGGACCGTGCTCGGCTTCCCCCTCGCGCTGATCTTCGGCATCCTCGGGAGCGAGCGCGTCGTCCCGTTCCCGTTCAACTTCCTCTTCCGCGGGACGATGTCCACCATCCGCGCCATCCCGGCGCTCGTCTGGATCCTCATCTACATCCCGCTGGCGGGCATCACGCCGCTGTCGGCCATGCTCGCCGTCGCCACCGACACCATTGGGAACCTCGGGCGACTGTTCACCGACGAACTGGAGGAGATCGACGAGGGGCCCATCGAGGCCATTCGGTCGACGGGCGCGAACCGCCCGCAGATCATCTCGTTCGGGATGCTGAGTCAGGTGTCTACCTCGTTCGTCGCGTGGACGCTCTACATCCTCGAGATCAACACCCGCATCGCCATCAGCCTCGGCGTCTACGGTGCGGGCGGCATCGGGTCGTACATCAACACCCGCATCGCACTCGGCGCGTACAGCCGTGCCGCGGCGGGCATCGCGATGGTCATCTTCATCGTCCTGTCCGTCGAACTCGTCTCCTCGCGCATCCGCGCGCGCCTGCGTCCGGGTGAACACGAGGGCAAGAGCGTCATCGACGCCCTGCGCGACCTCGGCACCCCCGGGAAGTGGCTCGGGATGGGCGGCGGCAGCAAGAACTAG
- a CDS encoding YihY/virulence factor BrkB family protein — protein sequence MSHTASRPVDILKGVIHGVRSDRITFVAASLAYYAFISLVPLLLLGLVVANVVGGEAFRTEVIGIVEAQLGAAAGEEIGGALRNQQGQAGASIVALVTLLWSALKLFRGMDVGFSTVYGGPIGGFVDQLRDGFVTLVAVGGGIAFTIAIGALLAIPSFELVVAGVDLLDLLGTVLLLCGLTVTFLPLYYVLPTADISITEAIPGAAFAAVGWTALQTGFRLYTEVSSGYEAYGVLAGALLLVTFLYFGGLVLLTGVVLNAVLAGRIDQATDFNGKKAARGDTTQFMNDDTTFETEPADDDFGAEDLDEDDLESEVRRLRRQLRTFEDEIEDRTVHRDELESDMRRYVRKRMRRGKARGWGPYLVLLYGTAMTIAAFTLIESGLWAVMAMFVIWLSTLGLYFVFLAMGAALNFVGVPGRLLDFVRSKRG from the coding sequence GTGAGCCACACCGCATCCCGACCGGTCGACATCCTCAAGGGGGTGATACACGGCGTTCGGTCGGACCGCATCACGTTCGTCGCGGCGAGTCTCGCCTACTACGCGTTCATCTCGCTCGTCCCGCTGCTGTTGCTCGGGCTCGTCGTGGCGAACGTCGTCGGCGGTGAGGCGTTCCGGACGGAGGTCATCGGCATCGTCGAGGCCCAGCTCGGAGCCGCGGCCGGCGAGGAGATCGGCGGAGCGCTCAGGAACCAGCAGGGACAGGCGGGCGCGTCCATCGTGGCGCTCGTGACGCTCCTCTGGAGTGCCCTCAAACTGTTCCGCGGGATGGACGTGGGGTTCTCGACGGTCTACGGCGGCCCCATCGGTGGGTTCGTCGACCAACTGCGCGACGGCTTCGTGACGCTCGTCGCCGTCGGCGGCGGCATCGCCTTCACCATCGCCATCGGTGCCCTCCTCGCGATACCCTCGTTCGAACTCGTCGTCGCCGGCGTCGACCTCCTCGACCTCCTCGGGACGGTCCTCCTGCTCTGCGGGTTGACGGTCACGTTCCTCCCGCTGTACTACGTCCTCCCGACGGCCGACATCTCCATCACCGAGGCGATTCCGGGGGCGGCGTTCGCCGCCGTTGGCTGGACCGCCCTCCAGACGGGCTTTCGCCTCTACACGGAGGTATCGAGCGGCTACGAGGCCTACGGCGTCCTCGCGGGCGCGCTGTTGCTCGTCACGTTCCTCTACTTCGGCGGCCTCGTCCTGCTGACCGGCGTCGTCCTGAACGCCGTCCTCGCGGGGCGCATCGACCAGGCGACGGACTTCAACGGGAAGAAGGCGGCACGCGGAGACACCACTCAGTTCATGAACGACGACACTACCTTCGAGACGGAACCGGCGGACGACGACTTCGGCGCGGAGGACCTCGACGAGGACGACCTCGAATCGGAGGTCCGCAGGCTGCGCAGACAGCTTCGCACCTTCGAGGACGAGATCGAGGACCGGACCGTCCACCGCGACGAACTGGAGAGCGACATGCGCCGGTACGTCCGCAAGCGGATGCGGCGCGGGAAAGCCCGCGGGTGGGGACCGTACCTCGTGCTCCTCTACGGGACGGCCATGACCATCGCCGCCTTCACGCTCATCGAGAGCGGCCTCTGGGCCGTCATGGCGATGTTCGTCATCTGGCTGTCGACGCTCGGCCTCTACTTCGTCTTCCTGGCGATGGGCGCGGCGCTCAACTTCGTCGGCGTCCCCGGTCGCCTCCTCGACTTCGTCAGGAGCAAGCGCGGGTGA
- the phnC gene encoding phosphonate ABC transporter ATP-binding protein has product MPAVSLENVTKRYGEDTVALDDVSVHIPEGEFVVVLGPSGAGKSTLLRVLNGLTQPTEGEVRIGDSTVGGARSEVGMVFQMHYLIESMSAYRNALTGALGRTGYARSLVSAYTDDDKRAALEALDTVGLLSEAQQRAGSMSGGQKQRVGIARALVQNPDLLLADEPVASLDPKAASDVMGYMKSAAKERELTTIASLHQVNLAREFGDRFIGIRDGRVVFDGTREELTMDEVDDIYYGPGGDSAPHLATDESGEEVVQ; this is encoded by the coding sequence ATGCCCGCAGTCTCACTCGAAAACGTCACCAAACGCTACGGCGAGGACACCGTCGCACTCGACGACGTCTCCGTCCACATCCCCGAAGGGGAGTTCGTCGTCGTCCTCGGCCCTTCGGGCGCGGGCAAGTCCACCCTCTTGCGCGTGCTCAACGGTCTCACCCAACCGACCGAAGGCGAGGTGCGCATCGGCGACAGCACGGTCGGCGGCGCGCGCAGCGAGGTCGGGATGGTCTTCCAGATGCACTACCTCATCGAGAGCATGAGCGCCTACCGGAACGCGCTCACGGGTGCGCTCGGCCGCACCGGCTACGCCCGCAGTCTCGTCTCCGCGTACACCGACGACGACAAGCGCGCCGCCCTCGAAGCTCTCGACACCGTCGGCCTGCTCTCGGAGGCCCAGCAACGCGCCGGGTCGATGAGCGGGGGACAGAAACAGCGCGTCGGCATCGCCCGCGCCCTCGTCCAGAACCCGGACCTCCTGCTCGCAGACGAACCCGTCGCCAGCCTCGACCCGAAGGCCGCCAGCGACGTCATGGGCTACATGAAGAGCGCCGCCAAGGAGCGCGAACTGACCACCATCGCGAGCCTCCACCAGGTGAACCTCGCCCGCGAGTTCGGCGACCGCTTCATCGGCATCCGCGACGGGCGCGTCGTCTTCGACGGCACCCGCGAGGAACTCACGATGGACGAGGTCGACGACATCTACTACGGGCCGGGCGGCGACAGCGCCCCCCACCTCGCGACTGACGAGTCGGGCGAGGAGGTGGTCCAGTGA
- a CDS encoding tRNA (guanine(26)-N(2))-dimethyltransferase encodes MEVREGNVTVEVPEQPEAGAGEGVFFNPDQELNRDLTVAVLREHATRRHDGRPGEYLDATAASGIRGVRAASEGWDVTCCDVDEEAVELARENLARNDLAGEVVHRNANALMYEHRFDVVDVDPFGTPIPFADAAFRSGRELVCITATDTAPLCGAHFESGVRKYGAIPRNTDFHAEMGLRVLLSALVRTAARYDVGAEPVFSHATRHYVRTYLRVHNRATDANDALDELGYVYHCEDCLYREHAFGLVANPVDTCPLCEGTRVQAAGPLWLGAAHDPAFVEAVRGRITDEMGTAKRAGRLCERLEGELHEPTHYDQHRLSKEWNISAIGMDEFLDRLREAGFAASRTHFGGTTFKTDADVGEIRRATT; translated from the coding sequence ATGGAAGTGCGCGAGGGGAACGTCACGGTGGAGGTGCCCGAGCAACCGGAGGCGGGGGCGGGCGAGGGGGTCTTCTTCAACCCCGATCAGGAGTTGAACCGCGACCTGACCGTCGCCGTCCTGCGCGAACACGCCACCCGCAGACACGACGGCCGGCCGGGCGAGTACCTCGACGCCACCGCCGCCAGCGGTATCCGGGGGGTGCGGGCCGCGAGCGAGGGCTGGGACGTCACCTGCTGTGACGTGGACGAGGAGGCCGTCGAACTCGCCCGCGAGAACCTCGCGCGCAACGACCTCGCCGGCGAGGTTGTCCATCGGAACGCGAACGCCCTCATGTACGAACACCGGTTCGACGTGGTGGACGTCGATCCCTTCGGAACGCCCATCCCCTTCGCGGACGCCGCCTTCCGGAGCGGGCGGGAACTGGTCTGTATCACCGCGACGGACACCGCACCCCTCTGTGGGGCGCACTTCGAGAGCGGCGTCCGGAAGTACGGCGCGATACCCCGGAACACCGACTTCCACGCCGAGATGGGCCTCCGGGTCCTCCTCTCGGCACTCGTGCGAACCGCCGCCCGGTACGACGTGGGCGCCGAACCCGTCTTCAGCCACGCGACGCGCCACTACGTCCGGACGTACCTGCGCGTACACAATCGGGCGACCGATGCGAACGACGCACTCGACGAACTGGGCTACGTCTACCACTGCGAGGACTGCCTCTACCGCGAACACGCGTTCGGCCTCGTCGCCAACCCCGTCGACACCTGCCCGCTCTGCGAGGGGACGCGGGTGCAGGCGGCGGGACCCCTCTGGCTCGGTGCGGCCCACGACCCGGCGTTCGTCGAGGCGGTCCGCGGGCGAATCACCGACGAGATGGGGACCGCGAAGCGTGCCGGCCGCCTCTGTGAACGACTCGAGGGTGAACTCCACGAGCCGACCCACTACGACCAGCACCGCCTCTCGAAGGAGTGGAACATCTCGGCAATCGGGATGGACGAGTTCCTCGACCGCCTGCGAGAGGCGGGCTTTGCGGCTTCGCGGACCCACTTCGGAGGGACGACGTTCAAGACGGACGCAGACGTCGGCGAGATTCGCCGCGCGACGACCTGA
- the hisH gene encoding imidazole glycerol phosphate synthase subunit HisH has translation MSMQVTADVVVVDYGLGNLRSVTRGLERAGAGVEVSADPAVLDRADGVVLPGVGAFSEGMENAGPFRDVLLDLAAEGTPLFGICLGMQMLLTTSEEATHAGQGDVEGLDLVPGRNVRFAEGQKVPHMGWNELDVKRDHPLVEGVDGQHAYFVHSYYAVPDDESATVATTDYGREFASIVANDRGNVFGTQFHPEKSGETGLRILRNFVEMCAEK, from the coding sequence ATGAGCATGCAGGTCACCGCCGACGTGGTCGTCGTGGACTACGGCCTCGGGAACCTCCGGAGTGTCACCCGGGGCCTCGAACGCGCCGGGGCCGGAGTGGAAGTCAGCGCCGACCCGGCCGTTCTCGACCGTGCCGACGGCGTGGTCCTCCCCGGCGTCGGAGCGTTCAGCGAGGGCATGGAGAACGCCGGCCCGTTCCGCGACGTCCTCCTCGACCTCGCCGCGGAGGGCACGCCCCTGTTCGGCATCTGTCTCGGGATGCAGATGCTCCTGACGACGAGCGAGGAGGCCACCCACGCGGGACAGGGCGACGTGGAGGGGCTGGACCTCGTTCCCGGCCGGAACGTGCGGTTCGCCGAGGGGCAGAAGGTGCCCCACATGGGCTGGAACGAACTCGACGTGAAGCGCGACCACCCCCTCGTCGAGGGTGTCGACGGACAGCACGCCTACTTCGTCCACTCGTACTACGCGGTCCCTGACGACGAGAGCGCCACCGTCGCCACCACGGACTACGGGCGCGAGTTCGCCTCCATCGTCGCCAACGACCGGGGTAACGTCTTCGGGACCCAGTTCCACCCCGAGAAGTCGGGCGAGACGGGCCTGCGCATCCTCCGGAACTTCGTAGAGATGTGCGCCGAGAAGTAG
- a CDS encoding DUF99 family protein: MSPRGRALGVAESYADADRSTVAGAVLRADRALDGLAFSSITVGGSDATDRVADLYDSLGREDVRYLLVAGIAPAWFNLLDLLALHDAVERPVLSVSFEASPGLGDALREQFSGAALDARRAVYERQPPRRPVEVNGETVYVRSVGLDDGEAVAVVRAFTPEGGRPEPLRVARLAARAGDDFRRTSDFGRADDTR; this comes from the coding sequence GTGTCGCCCCGCGGGCGGGCACTCGGTGTCGCCGAGTCCTACGCCGACGCCGACCGGAGCACCGTCGCCGGCGCGGTCCTGCGCGCCGACCGCGCCCTCGACGGACTCGCCTTCTCTTCGATAACCGTCGGCGGCAGCGACGCGACCGACCGCGTCGCCGACCTGTACGACTCGCTCGGCCGCGAGGACGTCCGCTACCTCCTCGTCGCGGGCATCGCCCCCGCGTGGTTCAACCTCCTCGACCTGCTCGCCCTCCACGACGCCGTGGAGCGACCCGTCCTCTCGGTGTCCTTCGAGGCGAGTCCGGGCCTCGGGGACGCCCTCCGCGAGCAGTTTTCCGGGGCGGCCCTCGACGCCCGACGCGCCGTCTACGAGCGCCAGCCACCTCGACGGCCGGTCGAGGTGAACGGCGAGACGGTGTACGTCCGGAGCGTCGGCCTCGACGACGGCGAGGCGGTGGCCGTCGTCCGCGCGTTCACCCCCGAGGGGGGCCGGCCGGAACCGCTCCGAGTCGCCCGTCTCGCGGCGCGGGCCGGCGACGACTTCCGGCGGACGAGTGACTTCGGACGGGCGGACGACACCCGGTAG